In Silene latifolia isolate original U9 population chromosome 3, ASM4854445v1, whole genome shotgun sequence, a single window of DNA contains:
- the LOC141647850 gene encoding DEAD-box ATP-dependent RNA helicase 21-like, whose amino-acid sequence MKVGLEEVASLAGATCINNNINNVKPVFLTKTQREQLTLQRRLHETAELKRQAPSSNTHAPCHAFRDRDRDRDRDQERDIKKRKREEEGKCRENVRLEKLTERERERERELVLIKEQYLGSEKPKKRVIKPSEKFRFSFDWENTEDTSRDMNALYQNPHQAQLLFGRGFRAGIDRREQMKLAAKKDGIEKKPEQVAARRHSEQQIAQRYDTFYMKVDRHWSDKKLEEMTERDWRIFREDFNISYKGSRIPKPMRNWVESKLSSKLLTAVERVGYKSPSPIQMASIPLGLQQRDVIGIAETGSGKTAAFVLPMLDYITRLPPISEENEAEGPYAVVMVPTRELAQQIEKETNKFAYCLGIKVVSIVGGQLIEEQGLKIAQGCDIVIATPGRLLDCLERRYIVLNQCNYVVLDEADRMIDMGFELQVVGVLDAMPSSNLKPENEDEELDEKRIYRTTYMFSATMPPSVERLARKYLRNPVVVTIGTIGKATELITQQVIMMKKTEKTYRLEKYLHDIGDKTAIVFVNTRTSVDNLAKSLEKSGHKVVTFHGGKSQEQREINLEGFRSKRYNVMVATNLAGRGIDIPDVAHVINYDMPETIEEYTHRIGRTGRAGKTGVATTFLTLDDTKVFYDLKQMLIQNNSPVPPELARHEASKFKPRSVPDRHPKRNENLFAC is encoded by the coding sequence ATGAAGGTAGGTTTAGAAGAAGTAGCTAGTTTAGCCGGTGCGACTTGTATTAATAACAACATTAACAATGTGAAGCCTGTCTTCTTGACTAAAACACAAAGAGAGCAATTAACCCTGCAACGGAGGCTACACGAAACTGCTGAACTGAAACGCCAGGCCCCTTCATCTAACACTCATGCCCCTTGTCATGCTTTTCGGGACAGAGACCGTGATAGAGACAGGGATCAAGAACGTGATATTAAGAAAAGGAAACGTGAAGAGGAAGGCAAGTGTAGGGAGAATGTTAGGTTGGAAAAATTGACagagagggagagggagagggagagggaACTGGTGCTCATTAAAGAGCAGTATTTAGGTTCGGAAAAACCTAAAAAGCGTGTGATCAAGCCAAGTGAAAAGTTCCGTTTCTCCTTTGATTGGGAGAATACTGAGGACACGTCTCGTGACATGAATGCTCTATATCAGAATCCTCACCAGGCTCAACTCTTGTTTGGTAGAGGATTCCGAGCTGGGATTGACCGTAGGGAGCAGATGAAGCTAGCTGCCAAAAAGGATGGCATTGAAAAGAAACCTGAACAAGTTGCTGCAAGACGTCATTCTGAGCAGCAGATTGCTCAGAGGTATGATACCTTTTATATGAAGGTTGACCGTCACTGGTCTGATAAAAAGCTTGAAGAAATGACAGAGAGAGATTGGAGAATTTTCAGGGAGGACTTCAATATATCTTACAAAGGCTCCAGAATACCCAAGCCTATGAGGAATTGGGTTGAGAGTAAACTGAGCTCAAAATTGTTGACAGCGGTGGAGCGTGTGGGATACAAGTCTCCATCTCCCATCCAAATGGCATCTATTCCATTGGGCCTCCAGCAGCGGGATGTCATTGGCATTGCCGAAACTGGGTCTGGCAAGACTGCTGCTTTCGTTCTGCCTATGTTGGATTATATTACTAGACTACCACCAATTTCTGAAGAGAATGAGGCCGAGGGTCCTTATGCTGTTGTTATGGTCCCAACTCGTGAGCTTGCACAACAGATTGAAAAAGAGACTAATAAGTTCGCCTACTGTCTAGGAATTAAGGTGGTTTCTATTGTTGGTGGACAGCTCATTGAAGAGCAGGGACTTAAGATTGCACAAGGTTGTGATATTGTTATTGCCACACCCGGACGTCTTCTGGATTGTCTCGAGAGGCGCTACATTGTGCTCAACCAGTGCAATTATGTTGTTTTAGACGAGGCCGATCGAATGATTGATATGGGCTTCGAGCTCCAGGTGGTTGGTGTCTTGGATGCAATGCCTTCGAGTAACCTGAAACCCGAGAATGAAGATGAAGAACTGGACGAGAAAAGAATTTATCGAACAACATATATGTTTAGTGCTACTATGCCACCCTCTGTAGAGAGACTTGCCCGGAAATACCTGAGGAACCCTGTGGTGGTAACTATAGGAACTATTGGGAAGGCAACTGAATTAATCACACAGCAAGTGATTATGATGAAGAAAACCGAAAAAACTTACAGGCTTGAGAAGTATCTTCATGACATAGGAGATAAGACTGCTATAGTTTTTGTTAACACCAGGACGAGTGTTGATAATCTTGCCAAGTCTTTGGAAAAATCAGGGCATAAAGTCGTTACTTTTCATGGAGGCAAATCACAAGAACAAAGAGAGATTAACCTTGAAGGTTTCAGGAGCAAGAGATACAATGTCATGGTTGCCACAAATCTTGCTGGACGTGGAATAGATATACCAGATGTAGCACATGTGATAAATTATGACATGCCAGAGACTATTGAGGAGTACACACATAGGATTGGTCGTACTGGAAGAGCAGGAAAGACGGGTGTGGCTACCACTTTTTTGACATTGGATGATACTAAGGTATTCTATGATTTGAAGCAGATGCTAATTCAAAACAATAGTCCTGTTCCACCTGAACTTGCACGGCACGAGGCTTCCAAATTTAAGCCTCGTAGTGTACCGGATAGACATCCAAAGCGCAATGAGAATTTGTTCGCTTGCTGA
- the LOC141647851 gene encoding uncharacterized protein LOC141647851 isoform X2, which produces MNLFWITVSTENFSIIYGYDGNTFQQHFIKQNTGNSTFFSKAHKYRLQCYYTEPGLLEEAFKLMHYWKMRKYLLPNKHLEVWTRRELQALLQEEDVEIIMHHILGVIESFSRSHHLKCPVQDPQQKQEEFRVLVSAAARPFITARTERFVNEIELFLASGLTVEAYDNAYKRCLGWKKPTDDIPQDAQPTVTEHGFVAPCLLLFDDDSDQVEWSDSKTDNVSSCEPSI; this is translated from the exons ATGAATCTTTTTTGGATCACTGTTTCC ACTGAGAACTTTTCGATCATCTATGGATATGACGGGAATACATTTCAACAACATTTCATTAAACAAAATACTGGTAATAG TACCTTCTTTTCCAAGGCTCACAAGTATCGGTTACAGTGCTACTACACTGAGCCAGGTCTTTTGGAGGAAGCTTTTAAGTTGATGCATTACTGGAAAATGCGTAAGTATCTTCTGCCCAACAAACACCTTGAAGTATGGACGAGGAGAGAGCTACAGGCATTATTGCAG GAAGAAGACGTTGAAATAATTATGCATCACATACTTGGGGTGATTGAGTCATTCTCCAGAAG TCACCATTTGAAGTGCCCAGTACAAGACCCGCAGCAGAAGCAAGAAGAATTCAGGGTTTTGGTGAGTGCTGCTGCAAGACCATTCATAACAGCTAGGACAGAGCGGTTTGTGAACGAGATAGAACTGTTTCTGGCATCAGGGTTGACAGTTGAAGCCTATGATAATGCTTATAAAAGATGTTTAGGCTGGAAGAAGCCTACTGATGATATTCCACAAGATGCTCAACCAACAGTCACTGAACATGGTTTTGTTGCCCCCTGCCTCTTGCTTTTTGACGATGACTCTGACCAAGTTGAATGGTCCGACAGTAAAACTGACAATGTATCCTCCTGTGAACCATCTATTTAA
- the LOC141647851 gene encoding uncharacterized protein LOC141647851 isoform X1 — protein sequence MEQGERNSQEPNPNPCPICLGFITHESFLDHCFHKFCYDCILRWTKIVSSKSSSSQQPSSIKCPLCKTENFSIIYGYDGNTFQQHFIKQNTGNSTFFSKAHKYRLQCYYTEPGLLEEAFKLMHYWKMRKYLLPNKHLEVWTRRELQALLQEEDVEIIMHHILGVIESFSRSHHLKCPVQDPQQKQEEFRVLVSAAARPFITARTERFVNEIELFLASGLTVEAYDNAYKRCLGWKKPTDDIPQDAQPTVTEHGFVAPCLLLFDDDSDQVEWSDSKTDNVSSCEPSI from the exons ATGGAGCAAGGTGAAAGAAATAGCCAAGAACCAAATCCGAACCCATGCCCCATCTGTTTAGGATTCATCACCCATGAATCTTTTTTGGATCACTGTTTCC ataaATTTTGCTATGATTGCATTTTACGTTGGACCAAAATTGTTTCTAGCAAGTCATCTTCTTCTCAGCAGCCTTCCTCCATCAAATGCCCTTTATGCAAG ACTGAGAACTTTTCGATCATCTATGGATATGACGGGAATACATTTCAACAACATTTCATTAAACAAAATACTGGTAATAG TACCTTCTTTTCCAAGGCTCACAAGTATCGGTTACAGTGCTACTACACTGAGCCAGGTCTTTTGGAGGAAGCTTTTAAGTTGATGCATTACTGGAAAATGCGTAAGTATCTTCTGCCCAACAAACACCTTGAAGTATGGACGAGGAGAGAGCTACAGGCATTATTGCAG GAAGAAGACGTTGAAATAATTATGCATCACATACTTGGGGTGATTGAGTCATTCTCCAGAAG TCACCATTTGAAGTGCCCAGTACAAGACCCGCAGCAGAAGCAAGAAGAATTCAGGGTTTTGGTGAGTGCTGCTGCAAGACCATTCATAACAGCTAGGACAGAGCGGTTTGTGAACGAGATAGAACTGTTTCTGGCATCAGGGTTGACAGTTGAAGCCTATGATAATGCTTATAAAAGATGTTTAGGCTGGAAGAAGCCTACTGATGATATTCCACAAGATGCTCAACCAACAGTCACTGAACATGGTTTTGTTGCCCCCTGCCTCTTGCTTTTTGACGATGACTCTGACCAAGTTGAATGGTCCGACAGTAAAACTGACAATGTATCCTCCTGTGAACCATCTATTTAA